GCACCAAATGCATATATCCTCGTTACCCGGGAAGGACACTTCATCGCCATGATGATGCTGACAATCGCCCCGTCGCTCCAGCCAACGAGGGCCGCTCTTTTGATATGGAGGTTATCCATCACCGCCACTACATCGGTTTGCATTCGCTCGTAGGAGAGCGGATACGGTCCAAGAGTACTCCTGCCATGACCACGACTATCGATGAGGATTACTTCATGATGAGAGTTAACTAGAGCAGGGATCTGATTACCCCAAGTTCGACTACTCGCTAGTCCGCCGTGGAGGAGAATAACCGGCGCACCTTTACCGACCGTTCCAAACCAAATACGAGCCTGGTCATGTTCGACGAAGCCTTGCCTGGCGAGTCTCGGAAGGGGCTGTTCCGCGGGCATGGTTTGCCATTTAGGTACCGACGGTGTTCCGCTGGAAAAGAGCGCCACGGCGAGACTACTAATCAACACACGTGCATACAACAAGAGCATGAACGTCTTCCTTTTTGTTCGTACGAAATACTTAGCTGCGCATTGCCTTCATTGCCAAGAGCAATCAATGCACGACACAGGCTCACGCCTTCGATCGCTTGCATTTCTCTTAATACGTTGGACAGTTGGAATCATCCTGACTACCCGTTTTCCCAGTATTGCGCACGAGAGAAATTGTTAGCGTGGCGAGGCGAATCCCACCTAACGTTGCGCTCGAGGTTGAAGACAAAAGAAGTATCCTGAAGAAAATACCTAGTCAAACGATGTCGACTTGTAAGGTTGATCGGAGCTTTGGCTTCCACAGTTACCCAACTGTGGAAGCCATGTTGGGCGGAGATGTCACCACGGGAGCGGTTGTCCGAGGTGGAAGAAACCGCCGGTGGGGCCGTCGACGGGAAGCGTTGCAAGCTCAGCGCTAGTCTTGCCGCCTTCGCCAATTTCCATTGGAGCTTGATCGCCGCCCATGTCAGTCTTCACCCATCCTGGATGCGCGGAGTTCACCTTAATATTGGTATCGCGCAGTTCGTATGCGAGGTGGACCGTGAAGTCGTTTAACGCAGCTTTGGAGGCGCTGTACGCGAATGTCTTGTAGTTATAGATGAAAGAGTTAGGATCGGCATTCAAAGTGAGTGAACCGAGAATACTAGACAGGTTAACAATACGGCCTGCGGGGCTCTTCTTGATGAGAGGAAGCAAGGACTTCGTGAGCGCCACCTGAGAGAAGAAATTCGTCTCGAATACTTTGTGAAGCAGGTCGAGAGGAACATCGGACGCACTGTGCTCGGGGCCGTTACCGGGGAATTTGCCCCCTGCGATGCCAGCGTTGTTGATAAGGATATCGAGGCGATCGTACTTGGAATTGAAGTAGTCGTAGGCAGCTTTGTGGTCGGATAAATTGGTCATGTCAAACTTGATCACATCGGCGTCTACGCCTGCGGTCCGCAACTTTGCGAGGGCGTCTTCGCCTTGCTTAAGGTCGCGGGAGCCGATGATGACTTTGGTTTCCGGGGATTTAAGATCGAGAGCGGTCTGAAAACCAAGGCCGCGGTTTCCACCGGTAATAAATGCGACTTTCTGAGGCATGTAGCAATTCTCCTATTTACAGTTTGATTCACAAGGGGTGAGGTGGTGCGGGAATCCGGATACTCGCGCCACCTCTGTGCAGGTAGGGGGCGGTATTACCGCCTAACATCGTCCTGTCGACCACGGCTTCAGTTATTGATCCTCCATAGGACCTCACTGATCAATTACAAATGGGTGCCTAAATACGTGCGTGTCAAAATCTTCGCTTTTGTCTCAGACCTCGGAAATATTCTTACGCTTTTGATTTGAGGATGGCGATCCCGTATCGCATGGAGAGTTGACTCTGCCCGACCTACCCGTGGAGCCATAGCTTTGCGCATCGAGATATGATCATCAATCATGAAGACCGTTGCCCCCCGCCAGATGCACTGTCAATCAACACGGTTGTTGCCGGATGTCGCGCCGCACCGTTGTAGGGTCGAATTCAATGCTTTTATTAGCATCGTGTCACTAAATGGCTTTGAAAGGCATGCCACAGCGCCCAGCTCAAGCATGCGAGAGCAGATAGCGTCGTCCCAGTGCGCGGTAATGAATATCACCGAGATAGGTCGATGCCTGAGTTTAAGTTCAGTGTGAAGCTGGGGTCCATTCATACCCGGCATCTGGATATCCAGAAGCAGACAGTGAGTAGATGCGACACATCCGGACCCAAGAAACTCTTCAGCCGAACGGAACGCCTTCGCTTCATATCCGAGTTGGCGAAGAAGGACGGGTAATGCTTCGCGGATTGATAAATCATCATCGACCACAGACACGAGTAAGGCATCATTCATTTGAGATCTCCCCTCCCACCACTTCATTCCGGCAACGCCGGGTTCACTGCATGGCTGTGGAAGTCGAAATGGGAGGTAAGAGCGTTTGAATTACGTTTGCCAAGGACGCAACCGTCGTGGTCGCGCCCCTGGCAAACTACATATGCCGGACGTACTCGCTCTTAGCCGTTGTAGGCTGCATGCCGAAGGTCTCCTGGCAGAGACCCAGCCATACCTCCGATAGCTGTATTCGTAAGTGCTACAACTGACAACTCGGCGACCGGATCGACCCAGAAATTTGTTCCGTATACGCCCGACCAGTTCCACGACCCTGGACCCAACCGAAGTCCCGCTGCAGAGGGGTCCTTAAGAACCGCGACTCCAAGCCCCCAACCGAAGCCCGGGCCTCCCATACTCATAGGCAGGTCGCCCAATGCATTAGTCGTAAATGCTGCCGCTGATTTAGGAGTAATAATGCGTCCGCCGCCCATCCTGATTGTTTCGACAAACTTCAGATAATCTCGCGCCGTACCAACCATTCCGACTCCGCCTGAAGGAAAAGCTTTGTTATTGAAGGCACGAGACGGAGAATACACAATTGCTCCTTTACCAAATTTGAATCGAAAAGAGTCGGTCATCCGGACCGGCGGTGTCTGAGAGTCTGCATAAGCGGTGGCTACAACAGTCCCTTTAGGCACGCTAAATTTCAAACTATCCAAACCCAGAGGATCTGTGATCGTTGTCTTGACCGCATCCTGAAGGCTTGCTTGAGCGACTTGTTCGATAACTCCGCCCAGAACGTCAATCGCCAGCGAGTAGCCCCAACTGGTGCCGGGCTCGTAAAGAAGGGGCGCTGAGGCCAACCGGCGAAGATTTTCCTCAAGCGTCAGTTCTCCATTATCAAGACCATCCGACACTCCAAGCTTGTGATAAATGCCATCCTCCGGCTCAAGAAAGCCATAGGTTAGACCAGCCGTATGCGTCATCAAGTGGCGGATAGTGATAACTGGTTGTTTTCCATCTTGCGTCTTCGGCATAAAATACGGCAGCCACTTGGAAACGGGATCTTCCAAGGATAGCTTTCCCTTTTCAATGAAAGAGAGACCGGTTACACAAACAAGGGCCTTCGTCATTGACGCGATTCTGTAGATCTCATTAGGTCCTACGACACGTTTGGCCTCACGATCTCCGAAGCCGGCTGTACGTTCGTAGACGACGTGGCCGCTTTTCGCAGCAACAACCGTGAGACCGACAATCTTTTGTGAGCTTATGATTTTGTCGATCGCGGCATCAAAAGCCGCTGCACGGTCCCACTGCGATCCTGCGCCCTGAGAAGCTATTTGCGCGAACGCATTGGACGGTAACAATTTCAATAACCCTCCGATTGCCGCAGCGACTACGAGTTTGCGACGTGGCAAATTGATATTTTGAACCTTAGCTATGCCTTCCATCTCCCCTACTCTCCTTCAGCGTCTGATGTTCGGACGCGACATACTTTCGTGTCCTAAGCTTTCAGTAGGCCTGAGAGGCGCTGCGAGAACAATTAGACGAAGGTATCGATATTGCAAATAATGCGCAGCGTAGCTGTGCGTAATGGGACGATGATATCGACCAATACCTTCGTATAGGTTGCAGCCCACTCAAGACGGAATAAACTTGGACCACCAGTTTTAGTTCTTCACCGAATTGCGGTAAAAGCAATCGCCGCAGCAGTAGACAAGACAGAATCGCCGGAGAGAAAGAATACAAATGACGACCGCAGCAACGCAATCAAGCCCAACGACTGTCTGGAAAATGGATCCCGCGCACTCTCGTGCAGAATTCAAAATCAGACATATGATGATCTCGAACGTGAAGGGTAGCTTTAGCGGCCTAAGCGGAACACTCCTTGAGAATACGACTGATCATTCTTGGAGCGAGATCGATGCGTCAATTGATATCAGCACATTGAACACAGGAGACGCACAACGTGACACTCATCTCAAGAGCGTCGACTTCTTCCATCAGGAACAGCATCCGGCGATGACCTTCAAGTCAACGACGGTTGAAAAGAAGGGGAATGAAGAATATTCCGTTACGGGCGATCTTACGATCCACGGCATTACAAAAGTGGTGACATTTGCAGTCGAAGGTCCCAGTGCGCCAGGAAAAGATCCATACGGCAACACCCGAATCGGTCTATCGGCGACAACGAAGATCAACCGGAAAGACTTTGGCCTGACATGGAACGCTGCCCTTGAAACAGGAGGAGTTTTGGTTGGGGAAGACGTGCAGATAGTTCTCGATGTCCAATTCATCAGAGCGTAGTTGTTTCCAGTCAAATCAAACGGGGCACAGCGCTTGCGTAGCTGTGCCCCGTTCGATTTGTGTCCGACGCAAAGACTGCACGCCAACTTGCCGCCGGAGTCAGGAACGACGTTGCTTCTAAAAAGTGCTGGAAGGCAAGCAATGAACATACATGCCGCCAGCATAGAGGTTTGCTATGGCAGGAGATGACTCCCCCAATCGGCCCCGTTCGATTCCTATGCACTTTCATGTGTGCATTTTTTGTGGAAGTGCATTTAGACGGGAGGAATTCGAGGGAAGGCCTCTTACCTCCGGCATATTTACTTGCCCAAAGTGCGGGAATGAAGGACCGCTTAACGTTGAAATTAGAAGCGCCGACCAACCATCTGACTAGCAGATTTCGTCATCCGGTGAGTGGCAATCTTGACTGAATTTTGTGACCGAGGTTATCGATCTTGCGCGACGTGGCTCGAACAAACTCTTTCACGAGACGTGATTTGGTATCGGAGCGAACTGCAAGATTTGTCACTAGGCGAAGATTTTGTTCTGACAACGGCCTCATAGTTATGCCGTCACGCGAGATGCGCCATGCCGCGCTTCGCGGAAGAAATGCAAGCGCTTGATGCTCCAAAATGAGCTCGGATACCTCTTCAGGGCTCATAACGTGAAAGATGTCTTTCGGACGTACATTCTTATCGGAGCCAGCGAGCAGAATCAAATCGTACAGGTACGGATTTGCATGACGACTGAGTAGTATCCAGTTCCGTCCCTGCATTTGCTCCATCGAAATTTCTCGATGATCCACCAGAAGATCGTCTATTGACATGGCGATGTAAAACGGATTGTCGGCTAGACGCAATAGGCTAAGTTTAGGTGTCTCGGGAATTCCGGTTGTGATAGCTGCGTCCAGATCCCCTGAAATTACATGGCGCGCCAATTCGTTTGAATAGTTGCTCCACTGCTTAATCCTCATCCCGGGAAATAGTGGCAAACGGATGGATAACAAAGTGGAAACGAGAAATGGATCGGTATAGGAAGACTTTCCTAGATTCAAAATTTCATCAGCACCGTTAAAGACGGCGGTTGCTACTGTAACGGCACGCTCGGTGTGCAAAATCGCTTCACGCGCCTCTTCGACGAACGCACGTCCAGCGTCGGTCAACTCGACAGATTGGTGGGTGCGATTGAAGAGCCGAAATCCCAACTGGTTTTCCAGTTCATAAATTTGTTTGCTCAGCGTGGACTGACCGATATGCAAGCGGTCGGCGGCACGCGAGAAATTCAAGTCTTTCGCCACAGCGATAGCGGCTTGAAGTAAGCGAACTTCGGGAAGAGCCATGACCATCCTCCTAGCTCAGCGATGGGAGACGGCGAACAGACAAACAGCGTCATTCGTCGATTACAACGTATGCATTTTAGTCCTCATGCATCTCGACTTGCTATAGACGACTATGCTCCAAAAGTTCTCGTTATTCTTGCGCGGAATAACGGTCTCCCTAATTTTCATTGGACGCGTGAGCACATCCCTCACGATCATTGGCTCAATTCAGGCATCGGCCAGAAGTTCCAATTTTCGTTTCGGGGACGACGGACTTCGACGCTTGGTTTGGAGTGATCTTTATGGCTCAGACTCATTACCTGCTTGACGCAAAGGAAGCTGCACAGATTCTTCGGATGGATAAGCGAACGCTGGTTCGCTGGGCACGTCTTGGTCAAATTCCAGCCCACCCGATGGGAGAGGGCAAACGGAAGCTGTGGCGCTTTGTAGAGCATGAGCTGCTGCAGTGGGTGGAAGCCCGAAGAATCAACTGTGAACGACGTCCGCCCACGAGTACCATGGGAGTAGCCATCAACGCTCATGCTAGGAGAACAGCATGAGTCGGTTTCAACAAGGAAGTCTCTTGAAACAAAAGCGCAAGAGCGGGCCGGACGTATGGGTGTTTCGCTGGTATGACGAGACCAGTGGCAAACGCACATACAAGAAACGTAATCTCGGGACGGTGAGAGATCTTCCGTCGCGCCGGGATGCGGAGCAGGCCGTCGCCGACTTTCGCGCCAACATCAATGTCGAGGTCAGAGTTCCTATCACGGTCTCTGAACTCATAGCCCACTATCGCAAACACGAGCTGACTGCCGACAAAAAGGCATTCGCCACTATTGAGTCAACCTCGATCTATCTGACGAACCACATCGCTCCGAAATGGGGCGAAAAGTGGTTATCCGATGTTCGGACCGTGGAAGTCGAAGAGTGGCTGCACGCCCTGCCGTACGCTCCAGCGACAAAGAGCAAAGTCCGGAACATCATGTCCGCAGTGTTCAACCATGCCATCCGGTATGAGTGGACGCATCGCAACCCCATCACCAAGGTCCGGGCCTCGTCAAAGCGCCTGCGCGAACCGGATGTTCTGACACCTGGCGAATTTTCCGCCCTAGTGGAAGAACTACCGCTGCGTGTAAAAGCGATGGTAATCCTGGCTGGGAGTACGGGGTTGCGGCGGTCGGAACTGGTTGCCCTCACATGGCGAGATGTCGATCCGCTCCTGATGCAGATCAACGTCCTTCGTTCATGTGTGCGGGGTCGCTTCGGAGATACGAAAACCGAGGCCAGCCGCAAACCCGTTCCACTGCACACGTCGGTCGTCGAATGCCTCGATGTCTGGAGGAAGGAATCCCGCTACAACGGCGAGGACGATTTTCTCTTTCCATCGCTTCGGAATGAGGGAAGAACGCCGGTCACTCCCGACATGATTCTGAAGAAGATCATTCGCCCCGCACTCGTCCGGGCGAAAATCATGGGCAAAAGGATCGGATGGCACAGCTTCCGTCACTCTTTGGCAACCAACCTGAGAGCGGCTGGAGCCGACCTGAAGACAGCCCAGGAACTCCTGCGTCACGCGAACTCGCGGATCACTCTCGATCTCTACACACGAGCGATCTCAGCGAACAAACGTGAGGCCAACAATAAAGTGATGGAGATGGTAATTGAGGCCGGCAAGACTAGGCTTTCAGCACCCTCGCCAGCACCCTCGCAAAGGGAACCGCTGATGTTGGAAGGCAGCAAAAAAGGTGCCGGAAACTCTCAGCACCCTTCAGCACCCTCGCGGGTTAAAACTAAGATTGTCACTGTGCCATAAACCATTCATTTTCTTTGGTTTATGGCGGGGACGACGGGGCTCGAACCCGCGACCTCTGCCGTGACAGGGCAGCGCTCTAACCAACTGAGCTACGTCCCCAAGCTTGACCCTTTGGTCTCACTGACTGCAACTCTTCGAGTGTAGCAGAACCACCCGATTCTCGTAAAACCTGCGGCGTGGAAAACTCGTGCATTAACTAGCTAACGCGCGAGTTACGTATCGCAGACACAAAGCCCATATCCATAGAGATTCCGCGCACGCACTGCAGTAAATTATTCGCAATCGCAGGTAGCTTTTGCGCCGTCACGCGGAAGGACGGACCGGAAATGCTGACGGCGGCAATAGGTTGTCGCTGCGCATCGAGCACCGGAACTGCGATGCATCGCAACCCTTCCTCCAACTCTTCATCATCGACCGCATATCCGCGGCGACGCGTCTTTTCGATCTCAGCGCGAAGAGCTTCAGCGGTGGCGATAGTACGATGCGTAAACCGCTCGAAGCGGGTACGGCGGATCACTTCAACAATGCGTTCTTCAGGCAAAAACGCCAGAATAGCTTTACCAACGGAGGTGCAATGCACCGGATTGCTCGCACCAACTCTAGTGATCATTCGAACCGAACGCGCTGGCTCGATTTTATCCAGATAAATGACATGTGCCTGCTCCAGGATGCAGAGATGAGCAGTCTCCTCGGTCTCATTGACCAGCTTGCGAAGATGAGGCTGAGCGCGATCCCGCAGGTCATATTGTTCGATGGCACGGTTTCCAAAATCGAACAGCCGCAGTCCAAGGCGAAACTTGCCGTTCACCGTTCTTTCCACCATGTGGTGTCGTTCCAAAACCATCAAAAAACGATGAGCTGTGCTCTTGTGCAGGCTCAGCGATGAGGCAACCTGTGCCAAGCCAAGAGGAACATCACTCTCGCCCAACAAATCAAGTACTGCAAATGCGCGGTCTAGGGCCTGAACTTTGTATGTTCCCTGCGGCGGGGTGTCTCGCAATGTGGTCCTCCATCTCGGTGGGTGAACTCATCTAAGTGTGCAATTTCACCCTTTGTCGTGTCAACAGGTAGGACACCATCTCATCCGTTACAGCGCACGTCTTCCACCCCGGCTATTTACCGAGGGAGGCGATTTCATACCCATTCATTCGAACAATGAAAATCGTTCCGGATAGGCGAATCAGCAGGTGCTTAGTAGCAAGGATGTTTAAATCGTACAGGGCGATTACACAGAGGCTTCGACGCCGTCACCGGGTAGCTTCATGTATCGCTTTCGAAGTAGCCATAAGCCAATGCCGATAACAGCCCACACGGTTCCTACTACACGAGCGAGATGCCCAAGATTGAACCAGAGGAAACAGCAGGTGGCGAAGCCGCAAACCCCAAGCAGAATAGGAAACCATTCCTTCAGTCTTCCCTGTCGCCAGGCATTCAGTATTGCAGCGACGTTTACTCCCATAAAAGCAAGCAATGCACCGTAATTCAGGAGTTCTGTTCCGAGCTGATAGCTGAAGCAAAGAGCTCCAACCAGACATATGCCGCCAATGAGAAGCACATTGTTACGAGGAATCCGGTTCTTGGGATGGACCGCTCCGAAGAATCGCTTAGGAAGCGCGCCATCCTGCCCCATCGCAAGCATGAGACGGGCAGCTCCGAGCTGTGAAGCCATGCCAGAACCGATTGTCGCTAATAACAGCGCACCATTCACAATTGTGAACAATGCCGGGCCACCCACACGGCCGGATATATAGACATATGCTGTATCTATATCGGGAAACACCTTGCTCTGGGGCCATGCAAGCTGTCCAACATATACTTCAATGCTAGCGAGCATTCCAGTAACAATGCATGTCCATACAATCGCGCGCGGGACATTCCGTGACGGATCTTTTGCCTCGTCTGACAAAGTGGAAATGCCGTCAAATCCAATGTAGGTAAGCACCGCTATAGATGTACCTCGCAGTAGTCCTGACGACGTAAAGGTTGATGGGTCATAGAACGGATGTGTCAGAAATCCAGCAGGATATGTCGGTAGATGGAGAAGATAACGCAGGGCTGCGATGAGTACGAGAATGATTACTATACCAAGTACAAGTGCCATGCCTGCGTTGATCTTGGCCGACGTCTCCATGCCATTGCAATTCAGTGTAGTAAAGAGCAATGCGAACAAACACACCCAGATAACATACGGTACCTCTGGCAGAAAATTGATGGCAGCTTTGCTGCACCAAATCATGCATATCAATGGATTGAGAATGTAATCCATGACCATGCACCAGCCGGTTAGATAGCCAAGGCTGGAATGAATCTCCTTGCCTACATAAAGAAAGGCCGAACCGCCGTGCGGATGGACTCTTGCCATTCGTCCGTAGCTTACAGACGTGAAAAGCATCGCTATCATTGCCAGCAAGATCGCTGTAACGACATGCCCATGCGCCTCGGCAGAGATAACGCCGTAGCTAGGCATAGGAGCCGTCGGTTGAATAAGGATGATCCCGTAAAGGATGAGATCCCAGAAACGAAGACTCCGTTTCAAGCTTGCCGGCTGATTCATGGAGACTTCGTCCTGCTTGGATGACATTCTGATCCTTATGGGGCAACAGTAGGCGATAGCTCTTCTTGCTTCACATTCCATCCTGCGAT
Above is a window of Acidicapsa ligni DNA encoding:
- a CDS encoding response regulator produces the protein MNDALLVSVVDDDLSIREALPVLLRQLGYEAKAFRSAEEFLGSGCVASTHCLLLDIQMPGMNGPQLHTELKLRHRPISVIFITAHWDDAICSRMLELGAVACLSKPFSDTMLIKALNSTLQRCGATSGNNRVD
- a CDS encoding APC family permease — protein: MSSKQDEVSMNQPASLKRSLRFWDLILYGIILIQPTAPMPSYGVISAEAHGHVVTAILLAMIAMLFTSVSYGRMARVHPHGGSAFLYVGKEIHSSLGYLTGWCMVMDYILNPLICMIWCSKAAINFLPEVPYVIWVCLFALLFTTLNCNGMETSAKINAGMALVLGIVIILVLIAALRYLLHLPTYPAGFLTHPFYDPSTFTSSGLLRGTSIAVLTYIGFDGISTLSDEAKDPSRNVPRAIVWTCIVTGMLASIEVYVGQLAWPQSKVFPDIDTAYVYISGRVGGPALFTIVNGALLLATIGSGMASQLGAARLMLAMGQDGALPKRFFGAVHPKNRIPRNNVLLIGGICLVGALCFSYQLGTELLNYGALLAFMGVNVAAILNAWRQGRLKEWFPILLGVCGFATCCFLWFNLGHLARVVGTVWAVIGIGLWLLRKRYMKLPGDGVEASV
- a CDS encoding YceI family protein produces the protein MTTAATQSSPTTVWKMDPAHSRAEFKIRHMMISNVKGSFSGLSGTLLENTTDHSWSEIDASIDISTLNTGDAQRDTHLKSVDFFHQEQHPAMTFKSTTVEKKGNEEYSVTGDLTIHGITKVVTFAVEGPSAPGKDPYGNTRIGLSATTKINRKDFGLTWNAALETGGVLVGEDVQIVLDVQFIRA
- a CDS encoding tyrosine-type recombinase/integrase, which gives rise to MSRFQQGSLLKQKRKSGPDVWVFRWYDETSGKRTYKKRNLGTVRDLPSRRDAEQAVADFRANINVEVRVPITVSELIAHYRKHELTADKKAFATIESTSIYLTNHIAPKWGEKWLSDVRTVEVEEWLHALPYAPATKSKVRNIMSAVFNHAIRYEWTHRNPITKVRASSKRLREPDVLTPGEFSALVEELPLRVKAMVILAGSTGLRRSELVALTWRDVDPLLMQINVLRSCVRGRFGDTKTEASRKPVPLHTSVVECLDVWRKESRYNGEDDFLFPSLRNEGRTPVTPDMILKKIIRPALVRAKIMGKRIGWHSFRHSLATNLRAAGADLKTAQELLRHANSRITLDLYTRAISANKREANNKVMEMVIEAGKTRLSAPSPAPSQREPLMLEGSKKGAGNSQHPSAPSRVKTKIVTVP
- a CDS encoding IclR family transcriptional regulator: MRDTPPQGTYKVQALDRAFAVLDLLGESDVPLGLAQVASSLSLHKSTAHRFLMVLERHHMVERTVNGKFRLGLRLFDFGNRAIEQYDLRDRAQPHLRKLVNETEETAHLCILEQAHVIYLDKIEPARSVRMITRVGASNPVHCTSVGKAILAFLPEERIVEVIRRTRFERFTHRTIATAEALRAEIEKTRRRGYAVDDEELEEGLRCIAVPVLDAQRQPIAAVSISGPSFRVTAQKLPAIANNLLQCVRGISMDMGFVSAIRNSRVS
- a CDS encoding alpha/beta fold hydrolase; the protein is MLLLYARVLISSLAVALFSSGTPSVPKWQTMPAEQPLPRLARQGFVEHDQARIWFGTVGKGAPVILLHGGLASSRTWGNQIPALVNSHHEVILIDSRGHGRSTLGPYPLSYERMQTDVVAVMDNLHIKRAALVGWSDGAIVSIIMAMKCPSRVTRIYAFGANMNTDGLRKNTFVSPLLSLLARRMKEDYIQLSSTPQAFNVLHVAVETMQMSQPRYTEQDLSHIVGPKIAIADGDHEEFITRDHTEYLARTIPGAKLVMLPNVSHFAAWQDPSTFNASMLEFLGD
- a CDS encoding serine hydrolase domain-containing protein yields the protein MEGIAKVQNINLPRRKLVVAAAIGGLLKLLPSNAFAQIASQGAGSQWDRAAAFDAAIDKIISSQKIVGLTVVAAKSGHVVYERTAGFGDREAKRVVGPNEIYRIASMTKALVCVTGLSFIEKGKLSLEDPVSKWLPYFMPKTQDGKQPVITIRHLMTHTAGLTYGFLEPEDGIYHKLGVSDGLDNGELTLEENLRRLASAPLLYEPGTSWGYSLAIDVLGGVIEQVAQASLQDAVKTTITDPLGLDSLKFSVPKGTVVATAYADSQTPPVRMTDSFRFKFGKGAIVYSPSRAFNNKAFPSGGVGMVGTARDYLKFVETIRMGGGRIITPKSAAAFTTNALGDLPMSMGGPGFGWGLGVAVLKDPSAAGLRLGPGSWNWSGVYGTNFWVDPVAELSVVALTNTAIGGMAGSLPGDLRHAAYNG
- a CDS encoding SDR family oxidoreductase, which encodes MPQKVAFITGGNRGLGFQTALDLKSPETKVIIGSRDLKQGEDALAKLRTAGVDADVIKFDMTNLSDHKAAYDYFNSKYDRLDILINNAGIAGGKFPGNGPEHSASDVPLDLLHKVFETNFFSQVALTKSLLPLIKKSPAGRIVNLSSILGSLTLNADPNSFIYNYKTFAYSASKAALNDFTVHLAYELRDTNIKVNSAHPGWVKTDMGGDQAPMEIGEGGKTSAELATLPVDGPTGGFFHLGQPLPW
- a CDS encoding helix-turn-helix domain-containing protein, whose protein sequence is MAQTHYLLDAKEAAQILRMDKRTLVRWARLGQIPAHPMGEGKRKLWRFVEHELLQWVEARRINCERRPPTSTMGVAINAHARRTA
- a CDS encoding LysR family transcriptional regulator, which codes for MALPEVRLLQAAIAVAKDLNFSRAADRLHIGQSTLSKQIYELENQLGFRLFNRTHQSVELTDAGRAFVEEAREAILHTERAVTVATAVFNGADEILNLGKSSYTDPFLVSTLLSIRLPLFPGMRIKQWSNYSNELARHVISGDLDAAITTGIPETPKLSLLRLADNPFYIAMSIDDLLVDHREISMEQMQGRNWILLSRHANPYLYDLILLAGSDKNVRPKDIFHVMSPEEVSELILEHQALAFLPRSAAWRISRDGITMRPLSEQNLRLVTNLAVRSDTKSRLVKEFVRATSRKIDNLGHKIQSRLPLTG